CCGGCCTGAATTTGTAGGAGCGAGCTTGCTCGCGAAAAGTTTTTTCGCCGGCAGCTCCGGTGCTGGGTGGGTTCGCGAGCAAGCTCGCTCCTACAGGGGGTTGGCTATCCGGCAGATGCCAGGCCGCGGCATCAGCGCTGGTAAAGCTCCAGCGGCAGGTCGTCCGGGTCGGCGAAGAAGGTGAAGCGCTTGCCGGTCAGCTCATCAGTGCGGATCGCTTCGCAGGCCACGCCGTGGCTCTGCAGGTGGGCCACGGCGCTGTCCAGGTCATCCACGGCGAAGGCGAGGTGGCGCAGCCCCTGCGCCTCGGGGTAGGACGGCCGCGGCGGCGCGCCGGGAAAGGAGAACAGCTCCAGTTGCGCATCGCCCAGCGCCAGGTCGAGCTTCCAGGAGTTGCGCGCTTCGCGGTAGGTCTCGGCGATCACCCGCAGGCCCAGCACCTCGGTGTAGAAGTGCCTGGAACGTGGGTAATCCGAGCAGATCAGGGCGATGTGGTGGACGCTGTGCAGCAGGGGCATGGTGGTCGGCTTCCGAGGGTGGTCGGTCGGGTCTATCCTGCCAGCGGTACTGCATGGGTCAATGCGGGCTGTGTGAATCTGTCGGCTGGAGTGTAGGCATTGTGCCTGCTAGCATCGCGCCGCCCACCTGAACGGTCGACAGGATGTCCCCGTACGGCCGCACACGAAAGGAAGCCCCATGAAGAAGACCGCCCTGGCCATCGCCATCCCCCTGGCCGTCGTCGGCATTGCCGTTGCCGGCGCCTGGTACACCGGCTCGCGCGTCGAGCAGGAAGTCACCCGTGGCATCGAACAGGCCAACACCCTCCTCCAGGCCGACGCGCCCGACCTGGGCATGACCGTCGCCCTGCTCGGCATGGAGCGCGGCCTGCTCTCCAGCAGCGCGCGCTACCAGGTGATCATCACCGGCGACGAAGGCGAGGCGCCCACCACCCTGGTGTTCACCGACCGCCTCGAGCACGGCCCGTTCCCGCCGTCGCGCCTGGCCGCCGGCAAGCTGGCGCCGGTCATGGCGCAGAGTCATTTCGCCCTGGAGCAGAACGATTCCAGCGCGCCGCTGTTCGCCGCCGCCGGCGGCAAGACGCCGATCAGCGGCGAGTTGGCCATTCATTACGACCAGCGGCAGGACGGCGTCTTCGAGAGCGCCGCCCTGCAGTTCGCCCAGGACGGTGAAAGCCTGCGCGTCTCGCCGGCCAAGGTGAACTTCAGTGTGTCCGGCGACCGCAAGGACGTGCGCGCCGACGGCCGGATGGCCGAGGCCGACCTGGTGTTCTTCGACCCGCAGAGCGGCCAGCCGGTGCAGGTTCAACTGCGCGACCTGGATATCGCGGGCGACAAGAGGGAAAACGCCAACGGCTTCGCCCTCGGCCCCAGCTCGGTCAGCCTCAGGAGCCTGCGCGTGAAGGCACCGGGCAGCCCGGAGGTGGAGCTGCGCCAGACCGTTGGCGAGGAAGTGCTCACGCAGGGCGAGAAGGGCCTGGACCAGACGCTGTCCTACCGCGTCGGCCAATTGCTGGTGCAGGGGCAGGAAGTCGGCGGCCTGAAGCTCGACACCAGCCTGCGCAACCTGGACGAAGGCACCCTCCAGTCCATCAAGGAAACCTACAGCCAGTACGGCATGAGCAGCGTCGGCGATACCGGGGAACTGACCCCGGAGCAGGAGGCCGCGCTCAAGGGCCAGTTCCTGCGCCTGCTCGACAGTTCGCCGAAGCTGGCGCTGGATGAGCTGTCGCTGCAGACCGCCAACGGCGTGGCGAAGGTCTCCGTCGCCGTGGACCTGCGCAAGCCCGACCAGAGCGCCCGGACGCCGGACGAGATCGCCCGCAGCGTGCTGGCGTCGCTGACGGCCAACCTGAAGGTGGACAAGGCGGTGATCGGCGATGTCGTCGCGTTGCAGGCTGCGCTGGGCGGTGAGGACGCCGGCGGTATCGACCCGGTGGCGCTCAAGCAGCAGACCGACGCCATGACCGACCTGTTCAGCGGCATGGCGTTGCAATCGGAGTGGGCGGTACTGGACGGCAACAGCCTGAGCAGCTCGCTGGCCTATGCAGACGACAAGGTGAAGTTCAACGGCAAGGACATGACCCCCCAGGAGTTCGTCGCCTTTGCCGTGGGCTCCGCGCAGGGGCTGGGGCTGGGCGCTGGGGCTGCCGCTGGCGCGGAAGAAGAGCCGCAGGAAGAGAGCGTGGAGTAAGCCCCGCCTGAAACGAAAAAGCCCCGGCATTCGCCGGGCTTTTTGCTGGGTGCGGACCTTGTAGGAGCGAGCTTGCTCGCGAACAGAGTTGCCCGGCAGTTCCGTGGCTGGGCGGGTTCGCGAGCAAGCTCGCTCCTACGGTAGAGCCGCAATCAGCGAGCGTTGCGGACGCCGTTGGCCAGTTCGCGGCACAGGCCGAGCACGCCTTGCACAGCAGCGGCGGAGCTTTCCGCGTTGGCGATCTTGTCCACCAGCGCCGAGCCCACCACCACGCCGTCGGCGAGACGCGCGATGCTTGCCGCATGCTCCGGGGTGCGGATGCCGAAGCCGATGGAGACCGGCAGGTCGGTGTGGCGACGCAGGCGTGCCACGGCCTGCTCGACGTGCTCCAGGGTCGCGGCGCCGGCACCGGTCACGCCGGCTACCGAGACGTAGTATACGAAGCCCGAGCTGCCTTCGAGCACGGTCGGCAGGCGCTGGTCGTCGGTGGTCGGGGTGGTCAGGCGG
This Pseudomonas sp. ATCC 13867 DNA region includes the following protein-coding sequences:
- the gloA2 gene encoding SMU1112c/YaeR family gloxylase I-like metalloprotein, with the translated sequence MPLLHSVHHIALICSDYPRSRHFYTEVLGLRVIAETYREARNSWKLDLALGDAQLELFSFPGAPPRPSYPEAQGLRHLAFAVDDLDSAVAHLQSHGVACEAIRTDELTGKRFTFFADPDDLPLELYQR
- a CDS encoding YdgA family protein, giving the protein MKKTALAIAIPLAVVGIAVAGAWYTGSRVEQEVTRGIEQANTLLQADAPDLGMTVALLGMERGLLSSSARYQVIITGDEGEAPTTLVFTDRLEHGPFPPSRLAAGKLAPVMAQSHFALEQNDSSAPLFAAAGGKTPISGELAIHYDQRQDGVFESAALQFAQDGESLRVSPAKVNFSVSGDRKDVRADGRMAEADLVFFDPQSGQPVQVQLRDLDIAGDKRENANGFALGPSSVSLRSLRVKAPGSPEVELRQTVGEEVLTQGEKGLDQTLSYRVGQLLVQGQEVGGLKLDTSLRNLDEGTLQSIKETYSQYGMSSVGDTGELTPEQEAALKGQFLRLLDSSPKLALDELSLQTANGVAKVSVAVDLRKPDQSARTPDEIARSVLASLTANLKVDKAVIGDVVALQAALGGEDAGGIDPVALKQQTDAMTDLFSGMALQSEWAVLDGNSLSSSLAYADDKVKFNGKDMTPQEFVAFAVGSAQGLGLGAGAAAGAEEEPQEESVE